The following proteins are co-located in the Dyadobacter chenwenxiniae genome:
- a CDS encoding acyltransferase family protein produces MTTKSNRINAVEHKNLQTERLVSLDALRGVDMFWIIGGEHIIHALAELTGWPVMNWLSAQMHHTIWNGCTFYDMIFPLFLFISGVSMPFSFGKKVAAAGVENAYELPSKVKNQIYKSMARRALILIFLGLVVNGLFKFNGLENTRFASVLGRIGIAWFFAGMIYLNCSLVKQIQWFLVILISYWLAMAYIPVPGFGAGDLSMEGSLESCIDRLLLPGRLHSKVHDPEGILSTIPAIATGLLGIFTGTFVKKKNYEPLKSVYLMLLTALGLMLIGLVWDMIFPINKRLWSSSFVLFAGGWSVAFFALFYLVIDVLGFEKWTFPFILIGTNSIVIYMAVEGIVNFQYTANFIFGGLINLASDPFSDLLKAVSVVLVELVFLYVLFKNKLFLKI; encoded by the coding sequence ATGACTACAAAAAGTAATCGTATCAACGCGGTAGAGCATAAGAACCTACAAACGGAACGACTGGTTTCACTGGATGCCTTGAGAGGGGTTGATATGTTCTGGATCATCGGAGGTGAGCACATTATTCATGCCCTTGCAGAACTGACCGGATGGCCGGTGATGAACTGGCTGTCTGCTCAAATGCATCATACCATATGGAATGGCTGTACATTTTACGACATGATCTTTCCGCTTTTCCTTTTCATTTCGGGTGTATCCATGCCATTTTCATTCGGTAAAAAAGTTGCTGCAGCGGGTGTGGAAAATGCTTATGAGCTTCCATCAAAAGTTAAAAACCAAATTTATAAATCCATGGCCCGGAGGGCATTGATCCTGATTTTTCTTGGCCTGGTTGTCAATGGCTTGTTTAAATTTAACGGTTTGGAAAACACACGGTTTGCAAGCGTATTGGGCAGAATAGGTATTGCCTGGTTTTTTGCCGGAATGATTTATCTCAATTGCAGCCTGGTTAAACAAATTCAATGGTTCTTGGTAATCCTGATCAGTTACTGGCTGGCGATGGCTTACATTCCTGTACCTGGTTTTGGAGCGGGTGACCTGTCGATGGAAGGGTCGCTGGAATCCTGTATTGACCGGCTTTTATTGCCAGGAAGGCTCCATAGTAAAGTACACGACCCGGAAGGGATCCTTTCAACTATTCCTGCCATCGCGACAGGGTTGCTTGGAATTTTCACGGGGACATTTGTGAAAAAGAAAAATTATGAACCGCTGAAAAGTGTTTATTTGATGCTTCTCACTGCACTTGGACTGATGTTGATCGGACTGGTGTGGGATATGATCTTCCCCATCAACAAGCGTCTTTGGAGCAGCTCATTTGTGCTTTTTGCAGGCGGCTGGAGTGTTGCATTTTTTGCGCTGTTCTATTTGGTCATCGATGTGCTTGGTTTTGAAAAATGGACATTCCCATTCATTTTGATCGGTACAAATTCAATTGTGATTTATATGGCAGTCGAAGGCATTGTGAATTTTCAATATACGGCCAATTTTATTTTCGGCGGGTTGATTAATCTCGCTTCGGATCCTTTCAGTGATTTGTTAAAGGCTGTATCCGTTGTTTTGGTAGAATTGGTGTTCCTATATGTGCTGTTTAAGAACAAACTGTTTTTGAAAATTTAA
- a CDS encoding tetratricopeptide repeat-containing sensor histidine kinase, with protein sequence MKTRFIFFLLLGVVCNAFGQKQGKELVDSLIARIPNVRNDSLKVRLFKQISDEYFYIDVEQALVYSKAGLKLADKIKWKRAIGAFNLNIGRAYSDKGSYDSCMYFYNKAYDIHRQADDKVNMASLLNNMGAAEQNLKSNDTKAANYYFKALKISEELKDDYLTALCYDNISQIYFSQSNYSKALDFGFKSLRLYQGNLNGQSGNDQRNVGNAFAKIAAIYTDINEAQKAKLYYDQAIPLLEKSGDLEGMAKAYSNMSILAGKDFASKLDYGLKAEKLWNQVNPMHLLAVHNVGSMGIAFQEVAHSDSLSKLGYSRSQLADLAKVYLTKAIRLSEQTGEISSRAHFTGALAEIQAETGDYKNAYLNFRLYQHVQDSLYSQENKNRIAGLQGKREIELRDKQIRINALELENQRKQRLGLAVGLLLLTLAGGLFYRQSLSRKRANVQLLRLNAELDEANKVKARFFAILSHDLRSPIANLINFLHLQKEEPGMLTAQLAEMHQKRITASVEGLLENMESMLLWSKGQMTNFKPQAKSVLVSGLFEYIEKFFAAEPNVAFSFSSPGALVVVSDEDYLKTILQNLTINAVKALKNVPDAHIRWEAEEQGMEVMLTITDNGPGASAQQLRALFNDDTEIGVKTGLGLHLIRDLSKAIGCKITVKSEPGAGTAFQLTVPDLS encoded by the coding sequence ATGAAAACCCGTTTCATTTTTTTCTTGCTGCTGGGGGTCGTATGCAATGCTTTTGGGCAGAAGCAGGGGAAGGAGCTGGTGGATTCACTGATCGCCCGGATCCCTAATGTTCGTAACGATTCATTGAAAGTGAGGCTCTTCAAGCAAATATCGGATGAGTACTTTTACATTGACGTCGAGCAAGCACTTGTGTACAGCAAAGCAGGGCTGAAATTAGCTGACAAAATAAAATGGAAACGCGCGATCGGTGCTTTTAATTTAAACATTGGACGTGCATATAGCGACAAGGGTAGCTATGATTCCTGCATGTATTTTTACAATAAAGCATACGATATTCACCGTCAGGCAGACGACAAGGTGAATATGGCTTCATTACTGAACAACATGGGGGCCGCCGAGCAAAACCTAAAATCCAACGACACCAAAGCCGCCAATTACTATTTCAAAGCATTAAAAATAAGTGAGGAACTGAAAGATGACTATCTCACGGCCCTTTGCTATGACAACATCTCCCAGATTTACTTTTCTCAATCCAATTATTCCAAAGCGCTCGATTTTGGATTTAAAAGCCTCCGTTTATATCAAGGAAACTTAAATGGGCAATCCGGTAATGATCAAAGAAACGTCGGAAATGCTTTTGCGAAAATTGCGGCTATTTATACAGACATAAATGAGGCGCAAAAAGCGAAATTGTATTACGACCAGGCGATTCCGTTGCTGGAAAAATCCGGCGATCTGGAAGGCATGGCCAAGGCTTATTCGAATATGTCTATTCTGGCGGGGAAAGACTTTGCCTCCAAGCTTGACTACGGCTTAAAGGCAGAAAAGCTTTGGAACCAGGTGAATCCGATGCACCTGCTGGCCGTGCATAATGTGGGGAGCATGGGAATTGCTTTCCAGGAGGTTGCACATAGTGATTCTCTTTCAAAGCTCGGCTATTCGCGAAGCCAGCTTGCTGATCTTGCCAAAGTTTATCTTACAAAGGCTATCCGGTTGAGCGAGCAAACGGGAGAGATCAGTTCCCGTGCACATTTTACAGGGGCACTTGCCGAAATCCAGGCCGAAACCGGCGATTATAAGAACGCATATCTCAACTTCCGGCTTTACCAGCATGTGCAGGATTCACTTTATTCACAGGAAAATAAGAACCGCATAGCGGGCCTCCAAGGCAAACGGGAAATAGAGCTTCGGGACAAGCAGATCCGTATCAATGCGCTTGAGCTGGAAAATCAGCGGAAACAGCGGCTGGGTTTGGCAGTTGGGCTGCTGCTGCTTACGCTGGCAGGAGGACTTTTTTACAGGCAAAGCCTTTCCAGAAAAAGGGCAAATGTTCAGCTTCTGCGTCTGAATGCCGAGCTCGATGAGGCAAATAAGGTGAAAGCAAGGTTCTTTGCTATTTTGAGTCATGACCTGAGAAGCCCCATAGCGAATCTCATCAATTTCCTTCATCTCCAGAAGGAAGAACCCGGCATGCTTACAGCCCAGCTGGCAGAAATGCACCAGAAACGTATCACGGCCTCAGTCGAGGGACTGCTGGAGAACATGGAGTCGATGCTGCTTTGGAGCAAGGGACAGATGACCAACTTCAAACCACAGGCAAAATCGGTACTGGTGTCGGGTTTGTTTGAATATATAGAAAAGTTCTTTGCGGCCGAGCCGAACGTAGCATTCAGCTTTTCAAGTCCTGGCGCACTTGTCGTTGTCTCGGATGAAGATTATTTGAAAACCATTCTCCAAAATCTTACTATCAATGCCGTGAAAGCACTAAAAAATGTTCCGGATGCGCATATCCGGTGGGAGGCGGAAGAGCAAGGCATGGAAGTGATGTTGACCATTACCGACAATGGCCCTGGCGCAAGTGCGCAGCAATTGAGAGCGTTGTTCAACGATGACACAGAGATCGGTGTGAAGACGGGTTTGGGGCTACACCTGATCCGTGATCTGTCGAAGGCGATTGGCTGTAAAATAACTGTCAAATCTGAACCGGGAGCAGGAACGGCATTTCAGTTGACCGTTCCTGACTTATCTTAG
- a CDS encoding alpha-N-acetylglucosaminidase: MNNILKGCSSPKFLGRINWFCLVFFFIVFSKTASAQTITSSARSLVERVIPSHASHFEVEELTSKSGKDEFEIESKNDKIVLRGSSGVAVASALYHYLTEYAHCQVTWNGTNLALPAKLPVVPNKISKATVYNFRYNFNYCTFSYSMSWWNWERWQKEIDWMALHGINMPLAITGEEYTWLEVYKDMGFKEDDLKDFFSGPAYFGWFWMGNLDGWGGPLPISWMESHKTLQQQIVKRERELGMKPVLPAFTGHVPAAFKKKFPKAQLKATNWTNGFGDTYILDSQDPMFAEIGKKFLDKQTKLYGTDHLYSADTFNENEPPTDEPEYLSKLSARIYDGMNQADPDAVWVMQGWLFYSDRKFWKAPQIEALLKAVPDDKMILLDLAAEIEPVWKRTGAFYGKPWIWNMLNNFGGNVNLFGRMEGVAKGPAEAWNDPNKKRLEGIGLTMEAIEQNPVIYELTMDHTWRTTPIDLDDWLKKYARNRYGKDDPDLNQAWQILRKTVYNGKEIRDGAESIVTGRPTLDSTTIWTRTKLNYAPEELLPAWDLFVKSAKSGSKTDGFRYDLVDVSRQVLANYALVLHKKWVAAFKKGGKTAFKKHSKEFIDLINDMDALLATRKDFLLGPWIADARKWGNNAEEKALYEQNARDLITLWGDANSPLHEYSNRQWSGLLSDFYRPRWEKFFLMLNNSHETGKGPDFGAFEKTISQWEWKWVNEQKSFPITEKGSSLDTAVKLHTKYRQQISNDYKK, from the coding sequence ATGAATAACATCCTTAAAGGTTGTTCTTCTCCAAAATTTTTGGGAAGGATCAACTGGTTTTGTCTTGTCTTTTTCTTTATTGTTTTCTCAAAAACTGCAAGCGCGCAAACTATAACAAGCTCGGCAAGATCATTAGTTGAAAGGGTTATCCCGTCTCATGCGTCCCATTTCGAAGTGGAGGAACTAACTTCAAAATCGGGAAAAGACGAATTTGAAATCGAAAGTAAGAATGACAAAATCGTACTTCGTGGTTCAAGTGGCGTTGCTGTGGCTTCCGCACTTTACCATTATCTGACAGAATACGCACACTGCCAGGTTACCTGGAACGGGACCAATCTGGCGCTTCCGGCAAAACTTCCTGTTGTCCCAAACAAAATCAGCAAGGCCACAGTCTACAATTTTAGATACAATTTCAATTACTGCACATTTAGCTATAGCATGAGCTGGTGGAATTGGGAGCGTTGGCAAAAAGAGATCGACTGGATGGCGCTACACGGAATTAACATGCCGCTGGCCATTACCGGCGAAGAATATACCTGGCTGGAGGTGTACAAAGACATGGGTTTCAAAGAAGATGATCTGAAAGATTTTTTCAGTGGGCCGGCTTATTTTGGCTGGTTCTGGATGGGGAATCTGGACGGCTGGGGCGGGCCTTTGCCCATAAGCTGGATGGAAAGCCATAAAACTTTGCAACAGCAGATTGTCAAAAGAGAACGTGAACTGGGAATGAAACCCGTATTGCCAGCTTTCACAGGACACGTTCCTGCTGCTTTTAAAAAGAAATTTCCAAAAGCACAGCTGAAAGCAACCAACTGGACAAACGGATTTGGTGACACCTATATCCTGGATTCACAGGATCCAATGTTTGCCGAAATCGGAAAGAAATTCCTGGATAAGCAAACTAAGCTTTACGGTACCGACCACTTATACTCTGCGGATACTTTTAATGAAAACGAACCGCCGACAGATGAACCGGAATACTTGTCAAAACTGAGCGCCAGGATATATGACGGAATGAACCAGGCTGACCCCGATGCAGTTTGGGTAATGCAAGGCTGGTTGTTTTACAGCGACCGGAAATTTTGGAAAGCACCTCAGATTGAAGCACTTTTAAAAGCTGTCCCGGATGATAAAATGATCTTGCTTGACCTGGCGGCTGAAATTGAACCTGTATGGAAAAGAACGGGTGCATTTTATGGCAAACCCTGGATTTGGAATATGCTGAATAATTTTGGAGGGAATGTCAATCTGTTTGGCCGGATGGAAGGTGTTGCAAAAGGACCTGCCGAAGCCTGGAATGACCCCAACAAAAAACGGCTTGAAGGAATCGGTCTGACGATGGAAGCGATTGAACAGAATCCCGTGATCTATGAACTTACCATGGACCATACCTGGCGGACAACGCCGATTGATCTGGATGACTGGCTGAAAAAATATGCCAGAAATCGGTACGGAAAAGATGACCCGGATCTCAATCAGGCCTGGCAGATTTTAAGAAAAACAGTATACAACGGCAAAGAAATCCGTGATGGCGCGGAATCGATTGTGACGGGTCGACCAACGCTCGATTCGACGACGATCTGGACAAGAACGAAACTGAATTACGCGCCGGAAGAGCTGTTGCCTGCCTGGGATTTGTTTGTTAAATCGGCTAAAAGCGGCAGCAAAACGGACGGATTCCGCTACGATCTGGTGGACGTTTCACGTCAGGTTCTTGCCAATTATGCATTGGTTCTTCACAAGAAATGGGTTGCTGCTTTTAAAAAAGGCGGTAAAACCGCTTTCAAAAAACATAGCAAAGAATTTATTGATCTGATCAACGATATGGATGCGCTGCTGGCAACCCGGAAAGATTTCCTGCTCGGCCCGTGGATTGCCGATGCCAGAAAATGGGGCAACAATGCAGAGGAAAAGGCTTTGTATGAACAAAATGCCAGGGATCTCATTACACTTTGGGGAGATGCAAACAGCCCGCTTCATGAATATTCAAACCGTCAATGGAGCGGATTATTGAGTGACTTTTACAGACCTCGGTGGGAAAAATTCTTTCTTATGCTCAACAATTCACACGAAACCGGAAAGGGGCCCGATTTCGGCGCCTTTGAAAAAACAATCTCTCAGTGGGAGTGGAAGTGGGTGAACGAGCAAAAGTCTTTCCCAATTACAGAAAAAGGAAGCAGCCTGGACACTGCGGTGAAATTGCATACAAAATACCGTCAGCAAATTAGTAATGACTACAAAAAGTAA
- a CDS encoding RagB/SusD family nutrient uptake outer membrane protein: MKKSYIKTIFSAVLMGTMVSCHDLDVPVTSELTPDVFPTNVSQFISAAGPAYVALRGNISVEYFHLQTLSTDEAIFPAKGGNWYNGAEFKDLHLHSWTKDHSTVTGNWTWLSTIIGTVNQSLSILETNMPEGTSKTQSLAELKMVRALAYFWMMDSFGNVPIITTYGDYSAHPNAKRAEVFAFLETEIKAALPDLSEVVDISTYGRPTKYLAHALLAKMYLNAEVYTGTPRYADCIAACDAIISSGKFSLEPASSYLKMFYPDNGPAMKEFIFAIPFDATATNSFPFRATNLHSRYDIPRGMVAKFKMPFTPDAAVSTLPEFYKYFNDATDIRNKEWLTGLQFYDDGSPVTVTTTKKGYDQFYKGADPSAPYTYQVNITPEVTLRQDVASFDVGNDELAWNMGYRNIKFHPDATSLNRNQNNDVPIFRYADAILMKAEAIQRGGAATSGATALSLVNSIRTARTAKAFTSVTLESIYEERAREFASEMWHRNDMIRFGKFENKWGYKTDADVNKRIFPIPNSAMLLNPALVQNPGY, encoded by the coding sequence ATGAAAAAGTCATATATAAAAACCATCTTTTCAGCAGTTTTAATGGGGACAATGGTTTCCTGTCACGACCTGGATGTGCCGGTAACTTCTGAACTTACTCCGGATGTTTTCCCCACAAATGTTTCACAGTTTATCAGCGCAGCGGGACCTGCTTACGTAGCGCTCCGGGGAAATATTTCTGTTGAATATTTTCACTTGCAGACATTAAGTACGGACGAAGCCATTTTTCCAGCCAAAGGTGGTAACTGGTATAATGGCGCTGAATTTAAGGATTTGCACTTACATAGCTGGACAAAAGACCACAGTACCGTCACTGGAAATTGGACCTGGCTGAGCACAATTATCGGTACGGTTAACCAGTCATTGTCTATTCTCGAAACCAATATGCCCGAAGGAACGTCCAAAACCCAAAGCCTGGCAGAACTTAAAATGGTTCGTGCACTCGCTTACTTCTGGATGATGGACAGTTTTGGAAATGTACCTATAATTACAACATATGGCGATTACAGTGCACATCCGAATGCAAAACGGGCAGAAGTTTTTGCATTTCTGGAAACAGAGATCAAAGCTGCACTTCCCGATCTTAGTGAAGTTGTAGACATTTCGACCTATGGCCGTCCGACAAAATATCTTGCGCACGCGTTACTTGCCAAAATGTATCTGAATGCGGAGGTTTACACCGGAACACCCCGTTATGCAGATTGTATCGCAGCTTGTGATGCAATTATTAGTTCCGGCAAGTTTTCGCTCGAACCGGCAAGTTCCTACCTGAAAATGTTCTATCCCGATAATGGCCCTGCCATGAAAGAGTTCATTTTTGCAATTCCTTTCGACGCGACAGCAACCAATAGCTTCCCGTTCCGTGCGACGAACCTGCATTCGCGCTATGATATTCCAAGAGGTATGGTTGCTAAATTCAAGATGCCGTTTACGCCTGATGCAGCGGTGAGTACATTACCCGAATTTTACAAGTATTTCAACGATGCAACGGACATCAGAAATAAAGAATGGCTGACGGGATTGCAGTTTTACGATGACGGCTCGCCAGTTACTGTAACGACCACCAAAAAAGGGTATGACCAGTTTTATAAAGGTGCCGACCCTTCTGCCCCATATACTTATCAGGTTAACATTACGCCAGAAGTTACTTTAAGACAGGATGTTGCCTCTTTCGATGTTGGAAACGATGAGCTTGCCTGGAACATGGGGTACAGAAACATCAAATTTCATCCGGACGCTACCTCTTTGAACAGAAACCAGAATAACGATGTGCCTATATTCCGTTATGCCGACGCAATTTTAATGAAAGCAGAGGCGATCCAGCGGGGTGGAGCTGCAACCTCCGGTGCAACCGCCTTGTCTCTGGTCAACTCAATCAGGACGGCTCGGACAGCGAAAGCGTTTACTAGTGTTACGCTTGAATCAATTTATGAGGAGAGGGCACGTGAGTTTGCTTCCGAAATGTGGCACAGAAACGATATGATCCGTTTTGGAAAATTTGAAAATAAATGGGGATACAAAACGGATGCGGATGTTAACAAACGCATTTTCCCGATCCCGAATTCAGCCATGCTTTTAAATCCTGCGCTGGTTCAAAATCCAGGTTATTGA
- a CDS encoding LytR/AlgR family response regulator transcription factor, which produces MSGTQLSCIIIDDDEIDRLTTQAYAKKYPFLNVAGVFSSATQALTSVDQIPIDVMLSDIDMPDLNGLEFRRKMMKIPVCIFISAYPDYAADSFEVEAFDFMVKPLKKERFDHCMARVQNYFDIKRKAHLFEYSLGNSNTVFIKDGHEQIKLNLHDIMYLEALRDYTRIVTSGKKYSVLSSIGNLLTENAFQSFVRIHRSYAVQRHYIERFTSQEVFLQNISLPVGRSYKDVLVNLK; this is translated from the coding sequence ATGTCTGGAACGCAACTATCCTGCATCATCATCGACGATGACGAGATTGACCGTCTGACGACACAGGCATACGCAAAAAAATATCCATTTCTGAATGTTGCCGGCGTCTTTTCATCGGCCACACAGGCTCTTACTTCTGTGGATCAGATACCAATTGATGTCATGCTTAGTGACATTGATATGCCCGATCTGAATGGCCTGGAATTCCGCAGAAAAATGATGAAGATCCCGGTTTGCATTTTCATATCCGCATATCCCGACTATGCTGCTGATAGTTTTGAGGTGGAAGCTTTTGACTTTATGGTTAAGCCATTGAAAAAAGAACGCTTCGACCACTGTATGGCCCGTGTTCAGAATTACTTTGATATAAAGAGAAAGGCGCACTTGTTCGAGTATAGCCTTGGCAATAGCAACACAGTCTTTATCAAGGACGGGCACGAGCAGATCAAGTTGAATCTTCATGATATTATGTACCTGGAAGCGTTGAGAGATTACACGCGAATTGTCACCTCAGGCAAGAAATACTCAGTGCTTTCTTCGATCGGAAATCTGCTGACTGAGAATGCATTTCAGTCTTTTGTGCGTATTCACAGAAGTTACGCAGTCCAGCGCCATTACATTGAACGGTTTACTTCTCAGGAAGTTTTTTTGCAAAATATCTCACTACCCGTTGGTCGCAGCTACAAGGACGTCCTGGTCAATCTGAAATAA